The Chitinophaga lutea genome contains the following window.
GGCGTACCAGCTGCGGCAGGCGGCGGCGTTGAAATACCGGCGCCCGGCGGCATTGATATCGTTTCCGAGGCTGTACTTCGCATCGAGCAGGTTCTCGGCGCCGGCGTGGAACGCTACGCTGATGCCCCTGAAATCGTGCGTGTACTGCGCTTTACAGCCGAGCAGGTGGAAAGCGGCGGCTTTGTCGGTATTGGCGTCGTTGAGGAACAGATCGTCGTTATACGTGTAAGTGGCGAAAAACAGCAGCCGTTTGGCGATGGTAACGTCCACACCCGCCGCCACCGCATGTTTCGGCGTACCGGGCAGGGTCTTGCCATCGTAGTTCTTATCCACCTGCACGAAGTCTTTATACCGGAAATGATGAAACGTATACGCGCCGCGCAGTTTCACGCGGCTGAGGGTGTAGGCGAAAAACGTTTCAATCCCCTGCTGCACCGTCGCCCCGGCATTCTCGAAATAGTCCGCGCCGCCCGCATCACGCCTTTGCACGATGGCGTTGTTCAACCCGAAACAGAACAGGCTCACGTCGTACCAGAACGGCCCGGCGCCGCCGCGTGCCCCCAGTTCGTAGTTCCAGCCCTTTTCCGCCTGCAGCGTGGTGTTGATGATGCTGGTGGAAGGCAGCACCTCCGCTACCGTGGGCGGTGAAAATCCTTTCGACACCACGGCGTATACATTGGCCGCGGGGTGGAATTTTTTCATGACAGCGAAACGGGGCGCCCATTCGTTGTTGTAACGGCTGGTGAAGTGGAACACGGGGCGCACCGACTGCCGCGCAAAATGCATGCGGGTATTATTGAGGCTCAGGCCGGCGGAGATGATCCAGCCGCCCGGCAAAGTCAGTTCCGGTTGCAGGAAGAGGGAAATATTACGGTTGTTGATGTCGTCGTCGGTCTGGAGGGTGTCTTTCACGCCGGCTTTGTTGCCATGCACCGCCGTGTTGAAATAACCCTGCTGGAATTCGCCGCCGGCCAGCACTTTCAGCCACTGGCGGTGATAGGTGAACACCGTTCTGCCGCCGAAATGCGGTTCGCTGCGTTGTTCGTAATTGCGGATAGTGGGGTTCTTCACATTACTGTAAGCGCCGTATACCGACGTGGCGTTGCGCCACTGATCGTTCCACACATGCCGGTATTGCAGGCCGCCCCAGATGGTTTGCTGGTAAATGGCGGCTTTGCTGCTTTCCGCGGAGGGGAAAGCGCCGGCCGCCGGCCTCGCCTGGCGGGGATTGGCAGCATACTGCTCCGGGGTGAGCCCGCCGGGCGTCTGGTATTGCAGGTTGCCGTAGAGCACGTGCGCTTCCAGTTCGCCCTTTGCGGAAGGCCGCCAATGCCCGCTCCAGCCTGCTACGGTGCGCTGCATGTAAGTATGCTGGCGGTACCCGTTGTGTTCCTGCCATGAATAATAGACCCGCTGCCCTGCCGCAGCGGCGGAGGCCTGCACGAGGTGACTGCCGAAGCTGCCGCTGGTGTACCCGGCGCTGAAACCATCGTCCGCCTGTCCTCCACCGGCCAACACCACACCGCCGGTACCCGCGCCATAAAGGCTGCTGCCGGGGCCTTTCAGCACTTCCAGGCCGGAAAAACTGCCGGCACCGAACTGGTTCAGGTAGGTATTGCCGCCGGGGTCCGTAAAGGGGATGCCGTTGTAATACATCTTCACATTCCGCACCCCGAAAGGCGAGCGCAGGGAACTGCCGCGGATGTTCAGCCGGTAACTGCCGGGAGAACGCTCTTCCATTCTAACGCCGGGCATACTGTTGACCGCCGGTAAAATGGAAGTAGGGGCAAAACGCAGCATATCGCGCCGGCCGGTGTAATTGATGGCGGCGGGCACCTCGGTCAGCACCCGTTGCTGGCCGTACCCCTGTACCGTCACCTCGCTCAGGCGGGTGGTGTCGTCCTGCGCATAGGCCGCCACAGGGGCGGACAGCAGCAGCATCAGTATCGTTGTTCTCATCGTATGGCAAAATGTTCTTCAAAGGCGATCATTCATCGGTTGAGGCTCAAACCCCGTTCGCCAGATAAAACTCCTCAGTCGCGGATTGGCCTCCGCCCGTCATCGTTGTACGAAGGCCCGGAACCCGGTTGACGGCCGTTACAGGTCTCCGGAGACCATCCCGTAGACGCTCAACCTCCCCTTAAAGATTCAAAATATTTGCCATTCCCCCCATTTAATTATTTAATGATAATTTTGCCTTTTAAACATTCCGGATTTTGAGCGCTGCCGTTTTTCTGATCACTCCGCCTTTTACCCAGCTAAATACGCCGTACCCGGCCACTGCTTACCTGAAAGGATTCCTGAACACCAGGAACATCACCGCATTTCAGGCCGACCTGGGCATTGAGGTGACCCTGGCTTTATTCTGCAAAGAAGGGCTGCAGGCGCTCTTTAACCGGATCAGCGGGCCATTGTCCGACAATGCCGCCCGCATCGTTGCCTTACAGGACGATTATATCCACACCATCAACGATGTGGTGCACTTCCTGCAGGGCCACAACCCCACCCTGGCGCATCGCATCTGCAAACGCGACTTCCTCCCTGAAGCCTCGCGCTTCGCGCAGCTGGAAGACCTGGGCTGGGCATTCGGATCCATGGGGGTGCAGGACAAGGCCAAACACCTCGCCACCATGTACCTCGAAGACCTGTCCGACCTCGTGACGGAGTGCGTCGACGAAC
Protein-coding sequences here:
- a CDS encoding TonB-dependent receptor family protein, coding for MRTTILMLLLSAPVAAYAQDDTTRLSEVTVQGYGQQRVLTEVPAAINYTGRRDMLRFAPTSILPAVNSMPGVRMEERSPGSYRLNIRGSSLRSPFGVRNVKMYYNGIPFTDPGGNTYLNQFGAGSFSGLEVLKGPGSSLYGAGTGGVVLAGGGQADDGFSAGYTSGSFGSHLVQASAAAAGQRVYYSWQEHNGYRQHTYMQRTVAGWSGHWRPSAKGELEAHVLYGNLQYQTPGGLTPEQYAANPRQARPAAGAFPSAESSKAAIYQQTIWGGLQYRHVWNDQWRNATSVYGAYSNVKNPTIRNYEQRSEPHFGGRTVFTYHRQWLKVLAGGEFQQGYFNTAVHGNKAGVKDTLQTDDDINNRNISLFLQPELTLPGGWIISAGLSLNNTRMHFARQSVRPVFHFTSRYNNEWAPRFAVMKKFHPAANVYAVVSKGFSPPTVAEVLPSTSIINTTLQAEKGWNYELGARGGAGPFWYDVSLFCFGLNNAIVQRRDAGGADYFENAGATVQQGIETFFAYTLSRVKLRGAYTFHHFRYKDFVQVDKNYDGKTLPGTPKHAVAAGVDVTIAKRLLFFATYTYNDDLFLNDANTDKAAAFHLLGCKAQYTHDFRGISVAFHAGAENLLDAKYSLGNDINAAGRRYFNAAACRSWYAGLTVQGPFSRKE